From Paenibacillus sp. PK3_47, the proteins below share one genomic window:
- a CDS encoding thiamine pyrophosphate-dependent dehydrogenase E1 component subunit alpha encodes MDSQGTVETANRHKQLGLSDGQVIDMYKYMLMGRKYDERSLLLQRAGKINFHVSGIGQEAAQVAAAFALDREQDYFLPYYRDYAFVLSVGMTMRELMLSVFAKAEDPNSGGRQMPGHFGSKRLRIVTGSSPVTTQVPHAVGFALAAKMQKKKFVSFVTFGEGSSNQGDFHEACNFAGVNKLPVIIFCQNNQYAISVPVHKQLAGKVSDRALGYGFPGLRVDGNNPLEVYAAVKEARERALRGEGPTLIEAMMYRLSPHSTSDNDLAYRTKEEVDENWAKDGVAAFRKYLTGLGLWSDEQERDLAASINLELKEAIEYAENAPFPKPEDTLLHVYSDPGLEGGA; translated from the coding sequence ATGGATTCCCAAGGTACTGTAGAAACGGCTAACAGACATAAGCAGCTTGGACTCAGCGACGGCCAGGTCATTGATATGTACAAATATATGCTGATGGGGCGGAAATACGATGAGCGCAGTCTGCTGCTGCAGCGTGCCGGCAAAATCAATTTCCATGTCTCCGGGATCGGCCAGGAAGCGGCGCAGGTTGCCGCAGCGTTTGCACTGGACCGCGAGCAAGATTATTTTTTACCGTATTACCGTGATTATGCGTTTGTGTTGTCTGTCGGGATGACGATGCGGGAGCTGATGCTGTCCGTGTTCGCGAAGGCTGAGGACCCGAACAGCGGCGGCCGCCAGATGCCGGGCCATTTCGGCAGCAAACGGCTGCGGATTGTTACGGGCTCAAGTCCGGTGACGACGCAGGTTCCGCATGCGGTGGGCTTTGCGCTGGCCGCCAAAATGCAGAAGAAAAAGTTTGTCTCCTTCGTAACCTTCGGGGAAGGCTCCAGCAACCAGGGGGATTTTCACGAGGCATGTAACTTTGCAGGGGTGAATAAGCTGCCGGTTATAATTTTTTGCCAGAATAACCAGTATGCGATTTCTGTTCCGGTCCACAAGCAGCTGGCCGGCAAAGTCAGCGACCGTGCGCTTGGCTACGGCTTCCCCGGTCTCCGCGTAGACGGCAATAATCCGCTGGAAGTGTATGCGGCAGTGAAGGAAGCACGCGAGCGGGCTCTCAGGGGTGAGGGGCCGACGCTGATTGAAGCGATGATGTACCGCCTGTCCCCGCACTCCACCTCGGACAATGATCTGGCTTACCGGACCAAGGAAGAGGTTGACGAGAACTGGGCCAAGGACGGCGTTGCCGCTTTCCGCAAGTATCTGACCGGACTGGGCCTGTGGAGTGATGAGCAGGAGCGTGATCTGGCAGCAAGCATTAACCTGGAATTAAAAGAGGCTATTGAATACGCCGAAAATGCGCCGTTCCCGAAACCGGAAGATACGCTGCTGCATGTGTACAGCGATCCTGGCCTTGAAGGAGGAGCATAA
- the lpdA gene encoding dihydrolipoyl dehydrogenase → MTISCDVAILGGGTGGYVAAIRAAQLGKSVVVIEMDKLGGTCLHRGCIPSKSLLRSAEVYAEINESESYGIETTGVKLVFPKVQRRKEAVVEQLHQGVQFLMRKNKIQVIKGKGRIIGPSIFSPRSGAVAVELEDGEMETVVSTNLIVATGSRPRVLPGLAPDGKVILSSEEALTLEELPASMIIVGGGVIGVEWASMLVDFGVQVTVVEAAGQLLPQEDEEIARELQRLLKKRGVKVLTDTTVDAETCVVTESGITIEARKGEQSQSLSAEKLLVSVGRAANIQNIGLENTDIRFDRGVIEVNANMQTNEPHIYAIGDCIGGLQLAHAASHEGIRAVDHLSGSKLHPYHTHMVPRCVYTRPEVASVGYTEKEAKNLGHDVVTGKFPFSAIGKAIVHGMKDGFVKVVADRTSGDLLGVQMIGPHVTDLIGEAALAQLLDATPWEIGEAVHAHPTLSEIIGEAMLAVDGRATGI, encoded by the coding sequence ATGACAATTTCCTGTGACGTGGCCATATTGGGCGGAGGTACCGGCGGCTATGTGGCGGCCATCCGCGCTGCCCAGCTGGGAAAGTCCGTCGTCGTCATTGAAATGGACAAACTGGGCGGGACCTGTCTGCACCGCGGCTGTATTCCAAGCAAATCGCTGCTGCGCAGTGCAGAGGTATACGCTGAAATAAATGAGAGTGAAAGCTACGGAATCGAGACCACCGGCGTGAAGCTGGTTTTCCCTAAAGTGCAGCGCCGGAAGGAAGCTGTGGTTGAGCAGCTGCATCAGGGGGTGCAGTTTTTGATGCGCAAAAACAAGATTCAGGTCATCAAAGGCAAGGGGCGGATTATCGGCCCGTCCATCTTCTCCCCGCGCAGCGGTGCGGTGGCGGTAGAACTGGAAGACGGCGAAATGGAGACGGTAGTCTCCACCAATCTGATCGTCGCTACGGGCTCAAGACCGCGGGTCCTGCCGGGGCTTGCTCCGGACGGGAAAGTCATTCTGAGCAGTGAAGAGGCGCTTACCCTGGAAGAACTGCCTGCTTCAATGATCATTGTCGGCGGCGGAGTTATCGGTGTCGAGTGGGCCTCGATGCTGGTTGATTTCGGTGTGCAGGTCACTGTGGTAGAGGCCGCTGGCCAGCTGCTGCCGCAGGAAGACGAAGAGATTGCCAGGGAGCTTCAGCGCCTGCTCAAGAAACGCGGTGTCAAGGTATTAACAGACACTACCGTTGATGCAGAGACTTGTGTGGTAACAGAGAGCGGAATAACCATTGAAGCGCGCAAAGGAGAGCAGAGCCAGAGCCTGTCCGCTGAGAAGCTGCTGGTCTCGGTAGGCAGAGCAGCCAACATCCAGAATATCGGGCTGGAGAATACCGACATCCGTTTTGACCGGGGGGTTATTGAGGTCAACGCCAACATGCAGACCAATGAGCCGCATATCTATGCGATCGGCGACTGTATCGGCGGATTGCAGCTTGCTCATGCCGCCAGCCACGAGGGTATCCGTGCGGTCGATCATCTGTCCGGCAGCAAGCTGCATCCGTATCATACCCACATGGTGCCGCGCTGTGTTTACACCCGTCCGGAGGTAGCAAGTGTAGGTTATACGGAGAAGGAAGCCAAAAACCTGGGGCATGACGTGGTTACCGGTAAATTTCCGTTCTCCGCCATCGGCAAAGCGATTGTCCACGGCATGAAGGACGGCTTCGTCAAAGTTGTTGCCGACCGCACCAGCGGTGATCTCCTGGGCGTGCAAATGATCGGGCCGCATGTTACGGATCTGATCGGGGAAGCGGCGCTCGCCCAGCTTCTGGATGCAACCCCTTGGGAAATCGGGGAAGCAGTCCATGCCCACCCGACACTCTCGGAGATTATCGGGGAAGCGATGCTTGCGGTGGATGGCAGAGCAACCGGTATATAA
- a CDS encoding DUF2627 domain-containing protein produces the protein MKLLISRFIAILILVIPGLLAMTGFLMMKDDIFNYISMHGDETTTPDFAWLHFGGGLLLFAAGMSFLGGWILTRDRKKNYVGPRFREKQKSQQPPAAESNS, from the coding sequence ATGAAACTGCTGATTTCACGCTTCATTGCCATCCTTATACTGGTTATTCCCGGCCTGCTGGCCATGACAGGCTTCCTCATGATGAAGGACGATATCTTTAACTATATCTCCATGCACGGGGATGAGACGACAACTCCGGATTTTGCCTGGCTGCATTTCGGCGGCGGGCTGCTGCTGTTCGCGGCAGGAATGAGCTTTCTCGGAGGCTGGATACTGACCCGTGACCGCAAAAAGAATTATGTTGGCCCAAGGTTCAGGGAAAAACAAAAATCCCAGCAGCCTCCCGCTGCAGAAAGCAATTCATAA
- a CDS encoding PadR family transcriptional regulator, translating into MNPLSESTYLVLLALYHEPLHGYGIIKSLESVSGGDFVISPGTLYGVLNNLEKQKLIEAVKQESDSRKKKTYALTDQGKEVLLAEFRRFQRMVQMTGIIMQEGKN; encoded by the coding sequence GTGAATCCTTTGTCAGAATCCACTTATTTGGTACTGTTGGCACTTTATCATGAACCCCTGCACGGATACGGCATCATCAAAAGCCTGGAAAGCGTAAGCGGAGGCGATTTTGTCATATCTCCGGGAACGCTGTATGGTGTCCTCAACAATCTTGAAAAGCAGAAGCTGATTGAAGCTGTGAAGCAGGAGTCAGACAGCCGCAAAAAGAAAACCTACGCCCTCACGGACCAGGGAAAAGAAGTGCTGCTTGCAGAATTCCGCAGGTTCCAGCGGATGGTGCAAATGACCGGAATAATTATGCAGGAAGGGAAGAACTAA
- a CDS encoding DUF2812 domain-containing protein gives MKSTSTELKKINKKFTNFSEEEQWLQTMAGEGWILREYDNENIDACRYVFEAVQSPEQKLRIYKIDFRSFDKKDDYEEYIELFEETGWAVLSRNKGYSKHIFYTDARNSNTTIFSDKESYRDREKRKMADSLSLTAVSVILFVASVVIYSIYGSRGFMFAGLVSLGSGLKGLLDYYRHRKSFKSLMGR, from the coding sequence ATGAAGAGCACAAGCACGGAACTTAAAAAGATCAATAAAAAATTCACCAATTTTAGCGAAGAGGAGCAGTGGCTGCAAACCATGGCCGGCGAAGGCTGGATCCTAAGAGAGTATGACAATGAGAACATTGATGCCTGCCGTTATGTGTTTGAAGCGGTCCAGTCCCCTGAGCAGAAGCTGCGGATCTATAAGATTGATTTCCGTTCCTTTGATAAGAAAGACGATTACGAGGAGTATATAGAATTGTTTGAAGAGACGGGATGGGCGGTACTTTCCAGGAATAAAGGGTACTCCAAGCATATCTTTTACACGGATGCCCGCAACAGCAATACAACGATTTTTTCCGACAAGGAATCCTACCGTGACCGTGAAAAAAGAAAAATGGCCGACTCTTTATCGCTGACAGCAGTGTCTGTCATTCTGTTCGTTGCTTCAGTGGTCATTTACAGTATTTACGGCAGCCGGGGCTTCATGTTCGCCGGATTAGTGTCGCTCGGTTCAGGCCTGAAAGGTTTGCTGGATTATTACAGACACCGTAAGAGCTTTAAGTCCTTAATGGGGAGATAA
- a CDS encoding ABC transporter ATP-binding protein gives MFKALLEPFRHPKLELGTGGGRDTAPAVNRKPKAKPKNWSGTLRRIWSYLAKRKAKLTLVLLMVLLSSGLALLGPYLISRAVDHYLEGDGGKTWGMFLIMLALVYLFTSLTTWLQNIWMIEVAQETVYRMRTDLFSYLHRLPISFFNRRQQGEIMSRLTNDIENVSSTLNSSAIQIFSSVLTLVGTLGVMLWLSPLLTLLTFIVVPLMFLGMRWITRRTGPLFKERQRNMGDMNGYIEETLSGQRIIKAFSQEERVISGFRERNTRIMLSGFWAQTISGMIPKLMNGLNNLSFAIVAGIGGLLAIRGLVTVGIIIAFVEYTRQFTRPLNDLANQWNTMLSAIAGAERVFEVMDEETEARDEGAAITLDQVDGAVTFKNVSFSYDGGEDTLYDISFEAKPGEMIALVGPTGAGKTTLIGLLSRFYDPSKGSITLDGRDLSSVRRESLRSHMAFVLQDTFLFKGTIRDNIRYGRLDATDAEVEEAAKLANAHSFIVRMRGGYDRMLSVDGSGISQGQKQLLAIARAILANPSMLVLDEATSSIDTVTEIKIQEGLQALMKGRTSFVIAHRLGTIRAADRILVLQDGRLLQQGSHDELLRQGGLYSELVHGARKAAPGGA, from the coding sequence ATGTTCAAAGCATTACTTGAGCCTTTCCGCCATCCCAAGCTTGAGCTGGGGACCGGAGGCGGACGGGATACAGCTCCGGCTGTTAACCGTAAACCGAAGGCAAAACCCAAGAACTGGTCCGGGACACTGAGACGGATCTGGAGCTACCTGGCCAAACGCAAAGCTAAGCTGACTCTTGTGCTGCTGATGGTTCTGCTCAGCTCCGGCCTGGCACTGCTGGGACCTTATCTCATCAGCCGGGCAGTGGACCATTATCTTGAGGGGGACGGGGGCAAAACCTGGGGGATGTTCCTGATCATGCTTGCCCTCGTCTATCTGTTCACTTCACTGACTACCTGGCTGCAGAATATATGGATGATTGAGGTAGCCCAGGAAACGGTATACCGGATGCGCACCGATTTGTTCTCCTATCTGCACCGGTTGCCGATTTCGTTCTTTAACCGCAGGCAGCAGGGCGAAATTATGAGCCGCCTGACCAATGACATTGAGAACGTCAGCTCGACGCTGAACAGCTCGGCGATCCAGATTTTTTCCAGTGTGCTGACACTGGTCGGTACGCTCGGGGTCATGCTGTGGCTGAGTCCTCTGCTTACGCTTTTGACGTTCATCGTGGTTCCGCTGATGTTCCTGGGCATGCGCTGGATTACGCGGCGGACAGGCCCGCTGTTCAAGGAGCGGCAGCGCAATATGGGCGATATGAACGGTTACATTGAAGAGACCTTGTCGGGCCAGCGGATCATTAAGGCGTTTTCACAGGAGGAAAGGGTAATCTCCGGCTTCCGTGAGCGCAATACGCGGATTATGCTGTCCGGATTCTGGGCGCAGACGATCTCCGGCATGATTCCCAAACTGATGAATGGGCTGAACAATCTGAGCTTTGCCATTGTCGCCGGGATCGGCGGTCTGCTGGCAATCCGCGGGTTGGTCACGGTCGGTATTATTATCGCTTTTGTGGAATATACGCGCCAGTTCACGCGCCCGCTTAATGATCTGGCCAACCAGTGGAATACTATGCTGTCGGCGATTGCCGGCGCGGAGCGGGTGTTTGAGGTAATGGATGAAGAGACGGAAGCGCGGGACGAAGGCGCAGCAATCACCCTGGATCAGGTGGATGGTGCGGTTACGTTCAAGAATGTATCTTTCTCCTACGACGGGGGAGAAGATACGCTGTATGATATCAGCTTTGAGGCCAAGCCGGGTGAAATGATTGCGCTTGTCGGGCCGACTGGGGCAGGCAAGACGACGCTGATCGGCCTGCTGTCCCGGTTCTATGATCCGAGCAAGGGCAGTATTACGCTGGACGGAAGGGATTTATCCTCCGTCCGCCGGGAAAGCCTGCGGAGCCATATGGCTTTTGTGCTGCAGGATACCTTCCTGTTCAAAGGAACGATCCGTGACAATATCCGCTACGGCCGGCTGGATGCCACCGACGCGGAGGTGGAAGAGGCGGCCAAGCTCGCCAACGCCCATTCGTTCATTGTACGGATGCGCGGAGGCTATGACCGGATGCTGTCCGTAGACGGCAGCGGCATCAGCCAGGGGCAGAAGCAGCTGCTGGCGATTGCGCGGGCGATACTCGCCAATCCTTCGATGCTGGTGCTGGATGAAGCGACAAGCAGCATCGATACAGTCACCGAAATCAAGATCCAGGAGGGTCTGCAGGCCTTGATGAAGGGGCGGACCAGCTTCGTCATTGCCCACCGGCTCGGCACCATCCGCGCCGCGGACCGCATTCTCGTGCTTCAGGACGGCCGCCTGCTGCAGCAGGGCTCACATGATGAGCTGCTGCGCCAGGGCGGGCTGTACAGCGAGCTTGTGCATGGCGCGCGCAAGGCGGCGCCGGGCGGGGCTTAG
- a CDS encoding ABC transporter ATP-binding protein, protein MNLIFSYLKKYRVTAIAALVMMVIELAVELSQPLLISKIIDNGIMQDDISVVWLWGGVLTLSAVVAFGAGVLSSFFASHAAQGFAFDLRERLYEKVQSLTYEVFSRFATSSLITRLTGDVTQLQDTVFMALRFMTRVPLVVTGSVVMALVVHVKLGLLLAVTLPVLILFLVWVMRRSSALFRIVQGRLDGVNGIIQENLTGIRLIRVFVRMGHEIGRFAKFSGELMKSTVTALRLTETMGPLIMLIVNAGIVAVLWFGRIEIAAGDATLGETVAVINYSLRTIGAMSALSWIMSTFSRAVASEQRVSEVMASPEGRGELLSSAKADSAGAPLKGEIEFADVTFSYPDSEITVLEDISFKVKPGERVAIMGATGSGKSSLVSLIPRLYEQTGGVIRIDGLDSSEIDISRLRRSIGYVPQEVLLFSGSVRENIAWGNEHASGEEIERAAAAAQIHATVQGLPQGYDTMIGQRGVNLSGGQKQRLSIARALVRKPAILILDDSTSALDAVTEGLLLEELERMSCTTVLITQKISSTESADLILLLDEGRLIAKGTHQDLMKSAPLYRKIYESQTGEEAQHVQSIT, encoded by the coding sequence ATGAACTTAATTTTCTCCTATCTCAAAAAGTACCGGGTCACCGCAATTGCTGCCTTGGTGATGATGGTTATCGAGCTGGCAGTGGAGCTCTCACAGCCTTTGCTGATCTCGAAAATTATCGATAACGGAATTATGCAGGATGACATTTCAGTAGTCTGGCTGTGGGGTGGAGTGCTTACGCTGAGTGCAGTGGTTGCGTTTGGGGCAGGGGTGCTGAGCTCTTTTTTTGCCTCGCATGCCGCCCAGGGCTTTGCCTTCGATCTCAGGGAAAGGCTGTACGAGAAGGTGCAGTCCTTAACCTATGAAGTATTCAGCCGGTTTGCAACCTCCTCGCTGATTACACGGCTGACCGGAGATGTGACACAGCTGCAGGATACTGTATTTATGGCACTGCGGTTTATGACCCGGGTCCCGCTGGTGGTGACTGGCAGTGTGGTTATGGCGCTTGTGGTGCATGTGAAGCTGGGACTGCTGCTGGCGGTTACGCTGCCGGTGCTGATTCTGTTTCTTGTGTGGGTGATGCGCAGGTCTTCGGCCTTGTTCCGGATTGTCCAGGGCAGGCTTGATGGTGTAAACGGTATCATTCAGGAAAATCTTACAGGCATCCGTCTTATCCGGGTATTTGTGCGCATGGGGCATGAAATCGGCCGGTTCGCCAAATTCAGCGGAGAATTGATGAAATCGACAGTTACTGCACTGCGGTTAACTGAAACCATGGGACCGCTCATTATGCTCATCGTGAACGCGGGCATTGTCGCTGTGCTGTGGTTCGGAAGAATCGAGATTGCTGCAGGAGATGCTACGCTTGGAGAGACCGTCGCAGTAATTAACTATTCGCTCCGTACCATTGGAGCGATGTCCGCGCTGTCCTGGATTATGTCGACCTTCTCGCGTGCGGTAGCTTCAGAGCAGCGGGTATCCGAGGTAATGGCTTCCCCTGAAGGACGGGGAGAGTTGTTGTCTTCTGCAAAAGCTGACAGTGCCGGGGCCCCCCTTAAAGGAGAAATTGAATTTGCTGATGTTACCTTCAGCTATCCCGATAGTGAGATCACGGTGCTGGAGGATATATCTTTTAAGGTTAAACCCGGAGAACGGGTGGCCATTATGGGAGCGACCGGATCCGGAAAATCCTCGCTCGTAAGCCTGATTCCGAGACTGTATGAGCAGACCGGGGGAGTCATCCGGATTGACGGCCTGGACAGCTCTGAAATTGATATTTCAAGGCTGCGCAGATCAATCGGGTACGTTCCCCAGGAGGTGCTGCTCTTCTCCGGTTCGGTCCGGGAGAATATTGCCTGGGGGAATGAGCATGCGTCCGGGGAAGAAATTGAACGGGCAGCTGCAGCGGCGCAAATTCACGCCACGGTACAAGGTCTGCCCCAGGGCTACGATACAATGATCGGCCAGCGCGGTGTGAATTTGTCGGGAGGGCAAAAGCAGCGGCTGAGTATCGCCCGGGCGCTGGTGAGAAAGCCGGCTATTCTGATACTTGATGACAGTACGAGTGCACTGGATGCTGTGACAGAGGGGCTGCTGCTGGAGGAGCTGGAGCGAATGTCCTGCACCACGGTGCTGATTACCCAGAAGATCAGCTCGACGGAATCAGCTGACCTGATTTTGCTGCTGGATGAAGGCCGTCTAATTGCCAAGGGTACGCATCAGGACCTGATGAAATCCGCACCATTGTACCGGAAAATATATGAATCCCAGACAGGGGAGGAGGCGCAGCATGTTCAAAGCATTACTTGA
- a CDS encoding thymidine kinase encodes MAQLFFKYGAMNSGKSIEILKVAHNYEEQGKSVLIFTPSIDNRDEVGYISSRIGLRKQAIAIDDHTDIYGIVSSNLPKPHCVLIDECQFLSKDCILQLVRIVDELNIPVMAFGLKNDFQNNLFEGSKYMLIYADKIEEMKTICWFCERKATMALRVENGKPVYSGKQIQIGGNEAYYPVCRKCHKNPPL; translated from the coding sequence GTGGCACAGTTGTTTTTCAAGTATGGGGCAATGAACAGCGGCAAATCCATTGAGATTCTCAAGGTTGCCCACAATTATGAGGAGCAGGGCAAGTCGGTGCTCATTTTTACGCCATCCATTGATAACCGGGACGAGGTCGGCTATATTTCCTCCCGGATCGGACTGCGCAAGCAGGCCATAGCCATAGACGATCATACAGACATCTACGGCATTGTCAGCAGCAATCTGCCGAAGCCCCACTGTGTACTGATTGACGAGTGCCAGTTCCTGAGCAAAGACTGCATTCTCCAGCTGGTCCGCATTGTCGATGAACTGAACATTCCCGTCATGGCGTTCGGACTCAAAAATGATTTTCAGAACAATCTGTTCGAAGGCAGCAAATATATGCTGATCTATGCGGACAAAATCGAAGAGATGAAGACGATCTGCTGGTTCTGCGAACGTAAAGCGACTATGGCGCTGCGCGTGGAGAACGGCAAGCCTGTATACAGCGGCAAGCAGATCCAGATCGGCGGTAATGAAGCGTATTATCCGGTTTGCCGTAAGTGCCACAAGAATCCGCCGCTCTAA
- a CDS encoding DinB family protein, with translation MFQRPGKNEYLESQERYVSLVPAEGDLLTILKEQTAEMHSLLGGLTEEQGNYRYAPEKWSIKGVIGHLTDNDRIMSYRMLCFARGEQAPLPGYDENDYAAAGEFDRFTLKEMVEHYGIVRQSTLALMASFKEDAWTGRENSMTRK, from the coding sequence ATGTTTCAGCGGCCAGGCAAAAATGAATATCTTGAATCTCAGGAGCGGTATGTTTCTCTAGTTCCGGCTGAAGGGGATCTGCTCACCATTCTAAAGGAACAGACCGCAGAAATGCACAGTCTGCTTGGGGGATTAACCGAGGAGCAGGGGAATTACAGATATGCGCCGGAGAAATGGAGCATCAAAGGGGTAATCGGCCACCTTACCGACAATGACCGGATTATGTCCTACCGTATGCTCTGCTTCGCCAGAGGGGAACAGGCGCCGCTGCCTGGTTATGATGAGAATGACTACGCTGCTGCCGGAGAATTTGACCGCTTCACGCTTAAGGAGATGGTGGAGCATTACGGGATTGTACGCCAATCCACTCTCGCCCTGATGGCAAGTTTTAAGGAGGATGCCTGGACCGGGCGGGAAAATTCTATGACGCGGAAATGA
- a CDS encoding accessory gene regulator B family protein gives MNTLSYRIASLIKQANPQETSSIEVMQYALNIILNSLLIVTGSLFIGLLTGSLPTTAAALFSFGIIRFFSGGRHLTTAAACNIFSITLCASIPHLAFLIENHLWIINIICWIIMLIFAPNPDANANIPLHWYPWMKVIALLLVSANFFVHSAVIGLAFLVQSLTLIPMKRRD, from the coding sequence ATGAATACCTTAAGTTATAGAATCGCTTCCTTAATCAAACAGGCTAATCCGCAAGAGACCAGCTCGATTGAGGTTATGCAATATGCCCTTAACATAATACTCAACAGTCTGCTCATCGTAACGGGTTCGCTGTTCATCGGCTTGCTCACCGGCAGCTTACCGACTACCGCCGCTGCTCTCTTCAGCTTCGGCATTATCCGCTTTTTCTCGGGGGGAAGACATCTTACAACGGCAGCCGCATGCAATATCTTCTCCATAACCTTATGTGCATCTATACCACATCTCGCCTTCCTTATCGAAAATCACCTATGGATCATTAACATCATTTGCTGGATTATTATGCTTATATTCGCTCCTAACCCTGACGCCAATGCTAATATTCCTCTACATTGGTATCCCTGGATGAAAGTCATAGCACTTCTATTGGTTTCTGCTAATTTTTTTGTTCATTCGGCTGTCATAGGATTGGCCTTCCTGGTCCAATCTCTAACATTAATTCCCATGAAAAGGAGGGACTAA
- a CDS encoding LytTR family DNA-binding domain-containing protein: protein MRVLLNDGSSLNIREEEILYFSSYKNTIFVHTKEGEFVLPTSLSDLYAAYASIGFERLDRSNVVSLNNVEDYDSERKVALFNQGEQFVTVSESNESRVKRFLALRKKKPQ from the coding sequence ATGCGAGTCTTACTAAACGACGGCTCTTCCCTGAATATCAGGGAAGAAGAGATATTGTATTTTTCCAGCTATAAGAATACAATATTCGTCCATACGAAAGAAGGCGAGTTTGTTCTCCCCACTTCTCTGTCCGACCTGTATGCCGCCTATGCCAGCATCGGTTTTGAACGTCTCGACCGCAGCAATGTGGTCAGTCTCAACAATGTAGAGGATTACGATTCCGAGCGGAAGGTTGCTCTGTTTAATCAGGGGGAACAATTCGTTACGGTATCGGAATCCAATGAATCCCGCGTCAAACGGTTTTTAGCTTTGCGCAAGAAAAAGCCACAGTAG
- a CDS encoding sporulation histidine kinase inhibitor Sda, whose product MEYYFHPSPRPSSLELLSDEQLLNIYELAVEAKASPDFIEIIKNVLSGRKLLESEHLDS is encoded by the coding sequence ATGGAATATTATTTTCATCCTTCTCCGCGCCCCTCTTCTCTGGAATTGTTATCTGACGAACAGTTATTGAACATCTATGAATTGGCGGTGGAGGCAAAAGCTTCGCCTGATTTTATTGAAATTATCAAGAATGTACTTTCCGGACGAAAATTATTGGAATCAGAACATCTGGATTCTTGA